One genomic segment of Anaerosporomusa subterranea includes these proteins:
- a CDS encoding branched-chain amino acid ABC transporter permease, translated as MKKAALFSLVILAVTFIDSLNLTPEYLFSPYVKHILFMCLIYSAVTLSLNFVTGSIGQVSLGHAAFFGLGGYVSALLTQNAGWSFGVAFLAAGIVAALVGLPLGAPALRIRGPFLVVVTYGCGEVFKYIAINLDITGGPAGLPGLVSPSVLGLNFSDMGSTGKEAFIVCALLLAIFIAFFMSRMENSRIGHAFSAVREDEIAAGAMGINPAYYKLLAFVFSAFFAGLAGSLFVHYLSFVSPDALGSNESITMLTMVVVGGVRSIPGSFLGAFLLTLLPEALRYLKDIFGLSYDPWLVLFGFLLMVMMRIRPQGILGAETIFRRGLELGRGKQYVATNRKTH; from the coding sequence ATGAAAAAAGCTGCACTCTTCAGCCTAGTCATTCTTGCCGTCACCTTTATCGATTCGCTCAACCTGACGCCTGAATATCTTTTTAGCCCCTACGTAAAACATATTTTGTTCATGTGTCTCATCTATAGCGCAGTCACTCTCAGTCTAAACTTCGTTACCGGATCAATTGGACAGGTATCCTTAGGCCATGCGGCCTTTTTCGGGCTGGGCGGATATGTATCAGCCCTATTAACCCAAAACGCAGGGTGGTCTTTTGGCGTTGCCTTTTTAGCCGCAGGTATCGTTGCTGCTCTAGTCGGTTTGCCGCTTGGGGCGCCAGCGTTGCGAATCAGAGGACCATTCCTGGTTGTTGTAACCTACGGATGCGGCGAAGTGTTTAAGTATATTGCCATTAACCTCGATATTACCGGCGGACCGGCTGGCTTGCCGGGTCTGGTTTCCCCATCTGTCTTGGGACTAAACTTCAGTGACATGGGGTCAACAGGCAAAGAGGCATTTATTGTCTGCGCTTTACTACTCGCGATCTTTATTGCCTTTTTCATGTCCCGTATGGAGAATTCCCGAATTGGCCATGCATTTAGCGCTGTGCGCGAAGATGAAATCGCGGCTGGCGCCATGGGGATTAATCCCGCCTATTACAAACTGTTAGCATTTGTCTTTTCCGCTTTCTTCGCCGGTCTCGCAGGCAGTTTGTTTGTTCATTATCTCTCTTTTGTCAGCCCTGACGCATTAGGGTCGAATGAATCCATTACGATGTTGACAATGGTTGTTGTCGGCGGCGTCCGTAGCATTCCGGGATCATTCCTGGGGGCGTTTCTCTTAACTTTACTGCCTGAGGCGTTGCGTTATTTGAAGGATATATTTGGGCTCAGTTATGACCCATGGCTGGTCTTATTCGGTTTTCTACTCATGGTCATGATGCGAATCCGTCCCCAAGGCATACTGGGGGCGGAAACCATCTTCCGGCGCGGATTAGAGCTTGGCAGGGGGAAGCAGTATGTTGCTACGAATAGAAAAACTCACTAA
- a CDS encoding DUF898 family protein: protein MAKCAFEFRGSGFGYLWLLLWTTVVSLITLGLYFPWAYSAQQRWIAANTYVNGRQLVFNGTGVGFLGHWLIILVLLFVTLGLYTPWAYCQLKRWETDNTDFADENQSVITVSH from the coding sequence ATGGCAAAGTGTGCATTTGAATTCCGTGGCTCCGGATTTGGCTATCTCTGGTTACTGCTGTGGACAACAGTCGTCAGTCTTATCACTCTTGGCCTATACTTTCCCTGGGCGTATTCGGCTCAGCAACGCTGGATTGCTGCTAACACATATGTCAATGGTCGCCAATTGGTTTTTAACGGCACTGGTGTAGGCTTCCTCGGGCATTGGTTAATCATTCTAGTCCTGCTCTTTGTGACGCTCGGCCTTTACACTCCATGGGCGTATTGTCAACTCAAGCGTTGGGAGACAGATAATACCGATTTCGCTGATGAAAATCAGTCAGTAATAACAGTTAGTCATTGA
- a CDS encoding ABC transporter ATP-binding protein, giving the protein MLLRIEKLTKRFGGLVAVNEVDFHIEKSEVVAIIGPNGSGKTTFFNAITGILAATSGKIYFQDQDITTAKSFEITSRGMARTFQNIRLFPNLTVRDNITIGAYTKGSSGVWDGLVYSHRLKAEEKDQEERAQRLMDFMGLTASQNVTAKNLPYGAQRRLEIARALASDPVLLLLDEPAAGMNPKEVEGLLDTIRKLKASGLTILLIEHQMRLVMGIAERLVVFDHGVKIGDGLPEAVRNDPKVIEAYIGSEVEVCATH; this is encoded by the coding sequence ATGTTGCTACGAATAGAAAAACTCACTAAGCGATTCGGCGGACTGGTGGCAGTGAATGAAGTCGACTTTCATATTGAAAAGAGTGAAGTTGTTGCCATCATTGGTCCGAACGGTTCTGGGAAAACCACATTTTTTAATGCAATTACCGGTATCTTGGCTGCCACCTCGGGGAAAATTTATTTTCAGGATCAGGATATAACTACCGCCAAATCCTTCGAGATAACTAGCCGCGGCATGGCCCGCACGTTTCAAAATATTCGGTTGTTCCCTAATTTGACAGTAAGAGACAATATCACCATCGGCGCCTATACCAAAGGCTCTTCCGGCGTATGGGACGGTCTTGTCTATTCCCACAGACTAAAAGCGGAAGAAAAGGATCAAGAAGAGAGGGCGCAACGTCTGATGGACTTCATGGGCTTAACTGCAAGCCAGAACGTGACGGCAAAAAACCTGCCATATGGCGCGCAAAGGCGACTCGAAATTGCACGGGCGCTGGCAAGCGATCCGGTCTTGTTATTGCTCGATGAGCCTGCGGCTGGTATGAACCCGAAAGAAGTCGAGGGCCTGTTGGATACTATTCGCAAGCTCAAAGCATCTGGGCTAACGATCCTTTTGATCGAACATCAGATGCGACTGGTTATGGGAATTGCCGAACGTCTAGTGGTATTTGATCACGGCGTTAAAATTGGCGATGGCTTGCCGGAGGCGGTCCGCAATGACCCGAAGGTGATTGAAGCTTACATCGGAAGTGAGGTGGAAGTCTGTGCTACACATTGA
- a CDS encoding zinc ribbon domain-containing protein has translation MDKFCQSCGMPLNGAELIGRQSDGTKTEEYCLYCYQEGKFAQPELTLADND, from the coding sequence ATGGACAAGTTTTGTCAAAGCTGTGGTATGCCGCTGAATGGGGCCGAGTTAATCGGTAGACAGTCAGATGGTACCAAAACCGAAGAGTATTGCCTGTACTGCTATCAGGAAGGAAAATTCGCCCAGCCTGAATTAACCTTAGCAGATAATGATTGA
- the gdhA gene encoding NADP-specific glutamate dehydrogenase, translating to MATNAQKYCDDLYQRVVERNANEPEFHQTVKEVLGSLVDVLEKHPEYIELGIMERIVEPERQIVFRVPWMDDSGKVRVNRGFRVQFNSAIGPYKGGLRFHPSVNLGIIKFLGFEQTFKDSLTSLPMGGGKGGSDFDPRGKSDAEVMRFCQSFMTELYRHIGPDTDVPAGDLGVGGREIGYLFGQYKRIKGNYENGVLTGKGIPFGGSLARPEATGFGISYFCQEMLKTKGTSFDGKTVALSGFGNVTWGTAIKVTELGGKIVTLSGPDGYIYDPDGVSGEKIEYLLEMRASGRDKVQDYADKFGVKFFPGEKPWGVKVDVIIPCATQNDIHLEDAKKIVANGVKYVCEGANMPCTNEAVDYFLEHGVYVGPSKAANAGGVSVSGLEMTQNSMRLAWSFEEVDAKLKDIMLNIYKNSRQAAEEYGHKDNLVIGANIAGFIKIAEAMKAQGLV from the coding sequence ATGGCTACAAATGCTCAAAAGTATTGTGACGATCTCTATCAACGCGTTGTTGAACGAAATGCGAACGAACCGGAATTCCACCAAACAGTCAAGGAAGTGCTTGGTTCTTTGGTGGATGTGCTGGAGAAACATCCTGAATATATTGAGTTGGGAATCATGGAGCGGATCGTCGAGCCGGAGCGGCAAATTGTCTTCCGGGTGCCTTGGATGGATGACTCCGGTAAGGTACGAGTAAACCGGGGCTTTCGGGTTCAGTTCAACAGTGCTATCGGGCCATACAAGGGAGGTCTGCGTTTTCACCCGTCTGTCAACCTTGGCATCATCAAGTTCCTCGGTTTTGAGCAGACTTTCAAGGATTCACTGACGAGCCTGCCGATGGGCGGCGGCAAAGGCGGTTCCGACTTTGATCCGAGAGGCAAGTCTGATGCGGAAGTTATGCGATTCTGCCAGAGCTTCATGACAGAGCTGTATCGACATATCGGTCCTGATACCGATGTGCCGGCAGGTGACCTTGGCGTCGGCGGCAGGGAAATTGGCTACCTGTTTGGACAATATAAGAGAATAAAAGGCAATTATGAAAACGGCGTTTTAACCGGAAAAGGCATTCCTTTTGGCGGTAGCTTGGCTCGCCCGGAAGCCACGGGCTTTGGAATCAGTTATTTTTGCCAGGAGATGTTAAAAACCAAAGGCACGTCCTTTGACGGCAAGACGGTTGCCCTGTCCGGTTTCGGCAACGTTACATGGGGTACTGCAATAAAGGTTACTGAATTGGGCGGCAAGATTGTTACCCTTTCAGGTCCTGACGGATATATCTACGATCCCGACGGCGTCAGCGGCGAGAAGATTGAATATCTGCTCGAAATGAGAGCGTCCGGCCGTGACAAGGTTCAGGATTATGCTGACAAATTCGGTGTTAAGTTCTTCCCAGGCGAAAAACCATGGGGCGTTAAAGTTGATGTAATCATTCCATGTGCTACTCAAAATGATATCCATCTTGAAGATGCCAAGAAAATCGTCGCCAACGGAGTGAAATATGTTTGCGAAGGCGCAAATATGCCTTGTACAAACGAAGCCGTTGATTACTTCCTGGAACACGGCGTATATGTTGGGCCGTCAAAAGCAGCCAATGCGGGTGGAGTGTCCGTTTCCGGCCTTGAAATGACCCAGAACAGCATGCGGTTGGCCTGGTCGTTCGAAGAAGTCGATGCCAAACTCAAAGATATCATGCTCAATATCTATAAAAACTCCAGACAGGCAGCAGAAGAATATGGCCACAAGGACAATCTGGTTATCGGCGCCAACATTGCTGGATTTATTAAAATCGCTGAAGCAATGAAAGCACAAGGTCTGGTATAG
- a CDS encoding branched-chain amino acid ABC transporter permease, protein MVLLQQIINGLALGGVYSLIAIGWTVVFGVVGLINWTHGEVFMIGAFVGYFLISIFQMNLFIALILAMLASGLTAFLIDRLAYRPLRNGPRLAVFITALGASMFLRNLAALFWEPHARAYPATLSASIMNFSVGGGTVTVNSLQLIIFGVTLVIMIFLEWFITRTMMGKAMLAASQDFEMVSLMGVEAENLVKITFIVSGMLGGAAGFLVGVLYAIDPMMGAMAGLKGWAVAVLGGVGNISGAMVAGLLLGVAENISSVYISSGYRDAIAFVIMILTLIIKPTGLMGFKFEEKV, encoded by the coding sequence ATGGTATTATTGCAGCAAATCATTAATGGACTTGCTCTCGGCGGTGTATATTCACTGATTGCCATTGGCTGGACTGTCGTCTTTGGCGTAGTCGGTCTCATCAATTGGACTCATGGCGAAGTCTTTATGATTGGTGCATTTGTCGGATACTTCCTGATTTCGATTTTCCAAATGAACTTATTTATCGCGCTCATTTTGGCGATGCTCGCCAGTGGTCTGACGGCTTTTCTAATTGATCGATTAGCCTATCGTCCATTGCGCAATGGGCCTCGGCTGGCTGTCTTCATTACGGCGCTCGGGGCCTCCATGTTCTTGCGCAACCTTGCCGCGTTGTTCTGGGAACCGCATGCCCGCGCCTATCCAGCAACGCTTAGCGCGTCAATCATGAATTTCTCCGTCGGCGGCGGCACGGTAACCGTCAATAGTCTGCAACTAATAATTTTTGGCGTCACACTAGTTATCATGATTTTCTTAGAGTGGTTTATTACTCGCACCATGATGGGAAAGGCCATGCTTGCCGCTTCCCAAGATTTCGAGATGGTGAGTCTGATGGGAGTAGAGGCAGAGAATCTTGTCAAAATAACCTTTATCGTCAGCGGAATGCTAGGCGGCGCCGCCGGCTTCTTAGTTGGAGTTCTATACGCGATTGATCCGATGATGGGAGCGATGGCCGGCCTCAAAGGCTGGGCCGTGGCCGTGCTGGGCGGAGTGGGCAACATTAGCGGCGCGATGGTGGCCGGGTTACTTCTAGGGGTCGCCGAGAACATCTCCTCTGTGTATATTTCCTCCGGCTACCGCGATGCCATCGCATTTGTAATCATGATCTTGACGTTAATTATTAAGCCCACAGGATTAATGGGCTTTAAGTTTGAGGAAAAGGTATAG
- a CDS encoding pyridoxal phosphate-dependent aminotransferase — protein sequence MSSRLASHAQGKVFVDEVFDAVAAVGRATTQFGKANVLNATIGSLCDEQEKLVLLPTVENVFRNLNSDDIAGYASVRGFPEYLSAAIEQTFKNSKPDAYIEAVATSGGTGAIHNFIWNFSNLGDAVLTHDWHWQPYSVLCSDIMRRLETFAFFDENQKFNIKSFESKVRELIAKQDNLVIILNTPNHNPTGYSLTDAEWDQVIAVVNQNATGKKTIAIMADIAYIDYAADPNQCRTFMKKFDTLAPNVFGAFAFSMSKGFTLYGQRMGALIGVSKDKQAIDEFVNASVITCRTRWSNLSRAAMRTLAEIYKDKALLAQVDQERRQYAAILQQRADLFVAEAKTAGLNFLPYTAGFFITIPTDDPVAASNILRQSNIFVVPMAKGLRIAVCAVPVNKIRGLAAKVAESVK from the coding sequence ATGTCAAGTCGGCTCGCAAGTCATGCCCAGGGAAAAGTTTTTGTTGATGAAGTATTTGATGCAGTCGCTGCCGTCGGCCGCGCCACCACGCAATTTGGTAAAGCAAACGTTCTTAACGCAACTATTGGCTCATTATGTGATGAGCAAGAAAAACTCGTTTTACTGCCAACAGTGGAAAACGTCTTTCGCAACTTAAACAGCGATGATATCGCCGGATATGCCAGTGTAAGAGGTTTTCCCGAATATCTGTCAGCAGCTATTGAGCAAACCTTTAAGAACAGCAAACCAGATGCCTATATTGAGGCAGTTGCCACCTCCGGCGGCACTGGGGCAATCCATAATTTTATCTGGAATTTTTCCAATCTCGGCGATGCGGTGTTAACCCACGATTGGCACTGGCAGCCTTATTCCGTGCTTTGCAGTGACATCATGCGCCGGCTAGAAACATTTGCGTTTTTCGATGAAAATCAGAAGTTCAATATCAAATCGTTTGAAAGCAAAGTCCGTGAACTGATTGCCAAACAGGATAATCTAGTTATCATCCTGAACACGCCTAATCACAATCCGACCGGCTACAGTCTGACTGATGCCGAGTGGGATCAGGTAATCGCTGTTGTCAACCAAAACGCCACCGGCAAAAAAACCATCGCGATTATGGCTGATATTGCCTATATCGATTATGCGGCTGATCCTAACCAATGTCGTACCTTTATGAAAAAATTCGATACCCTAGCACCCAATGTATTTGGCGCATTTGCGTTTAGTATGTCAAAAGGCTTTACCCTATACGGGCAAAGAATGGGAGCCCTGATCGGCGTATCAAAGGACAAACAGGCAATCGACGAGTTTGTCAACGCTTCAGTAATCACCTGCCGCACTCGCTGGTCAAATCTCAGTCGTGCCGCGATGCGGACTTTGGCTGAAATCTATAAGGACAAAGCCTTATTGGCGCAAGTTGATCAAGAGCGCCGTCAATACGCAGCCATACTACAGCAACGGGCTGATCTGTTTGTGGCTGAGGCCAAAACTGCTGGGCTCAACTTCCTGCCCTATACGGCTGGCTTCTTTATCACGATTCCGACAGATGACCCGGTAGCGGCTAGCAATATCTTACGGCAAAGCAATATCTTCGTTGTGCCGATGGCAAAAGGTCTGCGCATCGCTGTTTGCGCAGTGCCAGTCAATAAAATCCGCGGTCTGGCGGCAAAAGTCGCCGAGTCAGTTAAGTAA
- a CDS encoding ABC transporter ATP-binding protein, producing MLHIEDSNVFYGNVQAIRGVSLTINEGEIVTVVGSNGAGKTTILKTIVGLLRSRTGSITFFGKEISSLSTAAIVQGGIALVPEGRRVFPRLSVADNLILGAYARKDKGTVQTDLVGIYEMFPRLAERKTQPAGTLSGGEQQMLAMGRGLMSRPRLLLLDEPSMGLAPVLVKQIFSVIQQINALGMTILLVEQNARMALSIARRGYALETGSVLFSGDACDLSANDQVRRAYLGE from the coding sequence GTGCTACACATTGAAGATAGTAACGTATTCTACGGCAACGTACAAGCTATCCGCGGTGTAAGTCTTACGATCAATGAAGGGGAAATTGTTACTGTCGTCGGCTCAAACGGCGCTGGCAAGACGACCATCCTCAAGACAATTGTCGGACTATTGCGCAGCCGGACTGGAAGCATTACATTTTTCGGGAAAGAGATCAGTTCTCTGTCCACTGCCGCCATTGTACAAGGCGGCATCGCGCTCGTGCCGGAAGGTCGACGCGTGTTTCCGCGTCTGTCTGTTGCCGACAATCTAATTCTTGGCGCATATGCGCGCAAAGACAAAGGAACTGTTCAAACTGATCTGGTCGGAATCTACGAAATGTTTCCCCGCCTAGCTGAGCGCAAAACGCAACCGGCAGGTACGCTTTCTGGTGGCGAGCAGCAAATGCTAGCGATGGGACGCGGACTGATGAGCCGCCCGCGCCTACTTTTGTTAGATGAACCCTCAATGGGTCTTGCGCCTGTGCTGGTGAAGCAGATATTTTCGGTCATTCAACAAATCAATGCTCTAGGCATGACCATCCTGTTAGTTGAGCAGAATGCCCGCATGGCGTTGTCTATTGCCAGGCGAGGGTATGCGCTTGAGACTGGCAGCGTTCTGTTTAGTGGTGACGCCTGCGACCTGAGTGCGAATGACCAGGTGCGCCGGGCCTATCTGGGTGAGTGA
- a CDS encoding PEP/pyruvate-binding domain-containing protein, translated as MEKFVDMKTRFSGVHDLMKFRVTEILLISTEYDAYVLEEDGQLAEQIYHQFNDLSIPFIPRIHWVANSEEAFEELKMRTIHLIITMSRISDMSSFEVETTIHEAYPTIPIVMLSYDRLTPEMIAKIRGISCINRVFHWSGDNKVLLAIIKYIEDQQNVEADSRLGVQAILLVDDSPVYYSQILPIIYTEILTQTRCLLLHAMNVSHGLLRVRLRPKILLAETYEEAMEIIRTYRYNLLGVISDVRFPKDGALNPSSGFELAQSVGEMITNFPFLLQSEELENAEKAKSLNLHFLNKNSPNLLHDLRTYILENYGFGSFVFKYPDGRVIAEASDITNLERIIRDLPDESLYYHASNYHFSRWFRARAEVEVADKLRFVDPKEFGSISDMRNYILKVLNDYFLKYQSGLILDFEGLSKKDMENAFIKLGTGSLGGKARGIAFMNSMIAKSRLADKYEDIKVKVPRSFVIGSDVFERFIEENNLYSFIACCPKEEEIAQKFTESFLPATAQVNLRLLTQYIKCPLAVRSSSILEDSRVLPFAGIYHTYVVPNSHEDPEVRFKQLSDAVKLVYASVFYAAPVQYAKNADIRIQEEKMAVLIQELVGERYGDLYYPAISGVAQSYNFYPYNPMKPEEGTVSLALGLGKAIVEGERVYRFSPAHPKLNPLISSPDEYLKKSQNAFYAVNLKASADITLRADEDYIYEKLPISQANKDQSLEYIGSTYSAENDCIFDTVYQPGPKLVTFAPILKYNRLPLTQIINDLLSLGMKSFGANVEIEFAVNIPKDKSKPKEFNFLQIRPMVIGREALQVNLDEPRESWCFSQRTIGNRFFQSIHDIIFVNPETFQLQDSVQIASEIGELNNLLFKEGRRCILIGFGRMGTSDRWLGIPLSWEQMSQALIIVEVDRKDLRPEPSLGSHFFHNLTATNMGYFHIQYDNEDQGKVDWDWLLNQPVLQQTKYVKLVRRDEAFEAKIDGRSFKGIIYK; from the coding sequence ATGGAGAAATTCGTTGACATGAAGACCCGTTTTTCGGGAGTTCATGACCTGATGAAATTCAGGGTTACAGAAATACTTCTGATATCTACAGAGTACGACGCGTATGTCCTTGAAGAAGATGGGCAGTTAGCCGAGCAGATTTACCATCAGTTCAACGACTTGAGTATTCCGTTTATACCCAGAATTCATTGGGTAGCCAACAGTGAAGAGGCTTTCGAAGAGCTGAAAATGAGAACAATCCACCTGATCATTACCATGTCGCGTATAAGCGATATGAGCTCATTTGAGGTTGAAACAACAATACATGAAGCCTATCCAACCATCCCGATTGTTATGCTTTCTTATGATCGGCTAACTCCGGAAATGATTGCCAAGATCCGAGGAATTTCTTGTATCAACAGGGTGTTCCACTGGTCCGGAGATAATAAAGTTCTGTTAGCTATCATTAAATACATTGAAGACCAGCAAAATGTAGAAGCGGACAGTAGGTTGGGAGTTCAGGCCATCCTGTTGGTTGATGATTCTCCTGTGTATTACTCACAGATTTTGCCTATCATCTATACAGAAATTTTGACACAGACCCGGTGCCTGTTGTTGCATGCCATGAATGTCAGCCACGGTTTGCTTAGAGTTCGCCTTAGGCCGAAGATTCTTCTCGCAGAAACCTATGAAGAAGCAATGGAAATTATTAGAACTTATCGCTATAATTTACTGGGGGTAATTTCTGATGTGAGATTTCCCAAGGATGGTGCGCTAAATCCCTCGTCCGGTTTTGAACTGGCACAAAGCGTGGGGGAGATGATCACCAACTTTCCGTTTTTGCTGCAGTCGGAAGAACTGGAAAATGCTGAAAAAGCCAAATCATTAAATTTGCACTTTCTGAATAAAAACTCACCCAACCTACTGCATGATTTGCGCACTTATATTCTGGAAAACTATGGATTCGGTTCTTTTGTGTTTAAGTATCCGGATGGCAGAGTCATTGCCGAAGCGTCTGACATCACGAATCTGGAAAGGATAATTCGTGACCTGCCTGATGAGAGTCTGTACTATCATGCGTCCAACTATCACTTTTCGCGCTGGTTCCGCGCCCGGGCCGAAGTTGAAGTCGCGGATAAACTGCGGTTTGTGGACCCGAAGGAATTCGGCAGTATTTCTGATATGCGGAACTATATCCTGAAAGTCTTGAATGATTATTTTTTAAAATACCAATCTGGTTTGATTCTTGATTTCGAAGGGCTTTCCAAAAAAGATATGGAGAATGCTTTCATCAAACTAGGGACAGGTTCTTTGGGTGGAAAAGCCAGAGGGATTGCCTTTATGAATTCGATGATTGCCAAATCTCGCCTGGCGGATAAATATGAAGATATTAAAGTCAAGGTGCCCCGCTCGTTTGTCATTGGTAGTGATGTTTTTGAAAGATTTATTGAAGAGAATAATTTGTATTCCTTTATTGCCTGTTGTCCAAAGGAAGAGGAAATTGCGCAAAAATTTACGGAAAGTTTTTTACCGGCCACTGCGCAAGTAAACTTGCGACTCTTGACCCAATATATAAAATGTCCGCTCGCCGTCCGTTCGTCGAGCATCCTGGAGGATTCGAGAGTACTGCCTTTTGCCGGTATCTACCACACCTATGTAGTACCAAACAGTCATGAAGACCCTGAAGTTCGATTCAAACAGCTTTCGGACGCGGTTAAACTGGTTTATGCCTCGGTGTTTTACGCAGCTCCTGTGCAATATGCCAAGAATGCAGACATTCGCATTCAAGAGGAAAAGATGGCTGTCCTGATCCAGGAATTGGTCGGAGAACGCTACGGCGATCTCTATTACCCAGCTATTTCCGGCGTAGCCCAATCCTATAACTTTTATCCATATAATCCGATGAAGCCGGAAGAAGGAACAGTCAGTCTGGCCCTGGGCTTAGGAAAAGCCATCGTTGAGGGTGAGCGGGTATACCGGTTTTCACCGGCTCATCCCAAGCTAAACCCGCTAATTTCAAGTCCGGATGAATATCTGAAAAAATCGCAAAATGCGTTTTATGCTGTCAATCTCAAGGCATCTGCCGACATCACGCTGCGGGCTGACGAAGACTATATCTACGAGAAACTGCCGATTTCCCAGGCTAACAAAGATCAGTCACTGGAGTATATTGGCAGCACCTATTCTGCTGAAAATGACTGCATATTTGATACTGTATATCAACCAGGGCCTAAACTGGTGACGTTTGCACCCATTCTTAAGTATAACAGGCTGCCGCTGACGCAAATTATTAACGACTTGCTGAGTTTGGGAATGAAATCGTTTGGCGCAAATGTTGAAATCGAATTTGCGGTCAATATTCCTAAGGATAAGAGCAAACCAAAGGAATTCAATTTCTTGCAGATCAGGCCGATGGTGATCGGCAGAGAAGCTCTTCAGGTTAACCTTGATGAACCGAGGGAATCCTGGTGTTTCAGCCAGCGAACCATTGGTAACAGGTTCTTTCAAAGCATCCACGATATCATTTTTGTGAATCCTGAGACGTTTCAATTGCAGGACAGTGTTCAAATTGCTAGTGAGATCGGTGAGCTAAACAACCTTCTGTTTAAGGAAGGCCGCCGATGCATACTGATTGGATTTGGACGCATGGGAACGTCGGACCGGTGGTTAGGTATTCCTTTGTCATGGGAGCAAATGTCTCAGGCTCTTATCATCGTGGAAGTCGATCGTAAGGACCTTCGCCCTGAACCTTCGCTAGGCAGTCACTTCTTTCATAATCTGACTGCCACGAATATGGGATACTTCCACATTCAGTATGATAATGAAGATCAGGGGAAAGTTGATTGGGATTGGTTACTTAATCAACCTGTCCTACAGCAAACAAAATATGTAAAACTGGTTAGAAGAGATGAGGCCTTTGAGGCGAAAATTGACGGGAGAAGCTTTAAGGGGATTATCTACAAATAA
- a CDS encoding ABC transporter substrate-binding protein translates to MKLNKFQAVTLAVLLCLLVVTAGCGGGGEKKLDSALLVGMVNPFSGDSATYGISHKNGFELAREEINKAGGIKGQKIESVFHDDAGDPKQAAAGAQKFADQKSLLAIAGSCLSSNTLAMVPILDKAHVTHTVVSSSTPKLSGASKYFFRMAVQDAQVGVLIGDFISKEVKAKKAAILYPNNDYGKGLAASTEEQLKKNGVTVVANKSYLATDKDYSALLTVIKSEGAEALALAGTYTDSALIAKQSREMGMNIPMVGPPGLYSPKLIEIAGPAAEGAIFLGAFVASNPEPAVQDFVKKYKEKYNIEPDTFAALAYDQMYVLAKAMEKAAERGPITRESLQEAMAKTDYKGITGSVNFNDKGDWVRPYLHITVRDGKFVLFRK, encoded by the coding sequence ATGAAGTTGAACAAATTTCAGGCGGTAACACTAGCTGTACTGTTGTGCTTGTTAGTAGTCACAGCAGGCTGCGGCGGTGGCGGCGAGAAGAAGCTGGACAGCGCTCTCCTGGTAGGGATGGTCAATCCGTTTAGCGGCGATAGTGCAACCTATGGCATCAGTCACAAGAATGGCTTTGAATTAGCTAGAGAAGAAATCAACAAAGCAGGCGGCATTAAAGGACAGAAGATTGAGTCTGTTTTTCACGATGACGCAGGAGATCCCAAGCAAGCAGCAGCCGGCGCCCAAAAGTTCGCTGACCAAAAAAGCCTATTGGCAATAGCCGGCTCTTGCCTCAGCTCCAACACGCTAGCGATGGTGCCTATCCTTGATAAGGCGCATGTGACCCATACGGTCGTCTCATCGAGTACACCAAAACTCAGCGGCGCCAGTAAGTATTTCTTCCGTATGGCTGTTCAGGACGCGCAAGTCGGCGTACTGATTGGCGACTTCATTAGCAAAGAAGTCAAAGCGAAAAAAGCTGCAATCCTCTATCCGAACAATGACTATGGCAAGGGCCTGGCTGCTTCGACGGAAGAACAGCTCAAGAAAAATGGCGTTACCGTTGTTGCCAATAAATCGTATCTGGCTACTGATAAAGACTATTCTGCACTCTTAACTGTCATTAAATCTGAAGGCGCGGAAGCACTGGCTTTAGCCGGAACCTATACAGATAGCGCGCTGATTGCCAAACAAAGCCGTGAAATGGGCATGAATATTCCCATGGTTGGGCCTCCTGGGCTGTACAGCCCGAAACTGATTGAGATTGCTGGCCCTGCCGCTGAAGGCGCTATCTTCTTGGGTGCGTTCGTTGCTTCCAACCCAGAGCCTGCAGTTCAGGACTTCGTCAAAAAGTATAAAGAGAAATACAATATCGAGCCTGATACCTTCGCGGCTCTTGCTTATGACCAAATGTACGTGCTGGCCAAAGCGATGGAGAAAGCGGCCGAGAGAGGGCCAATTACTCGCGAAAGCTTGCAGGAAGCAATGGCTAAAACCGACTACAAAGGAATCACCGGTTCTGTTAACTTTAATGATAAAGGAGACTGGGTGAGACCATATCTTCATATTACAGTTCGCGACGGTAAGTTTGTGCTGTTTAGGAAATAA